A section of the Ornithinimicrobium sufpigmenti genome encodes:
- a CDS encoding YihY/virulence factor BrkB family protein — translation MASAPGVKERLRRLLAPVPGALPAARLVAETASVAFRYRATGLAAEAAFFLLLSLPPLLLGLVAGAGFSSRWLGEGTLTQMQEAVETWSLRFLTPETVEEVIMPTLQQTLSAGRVDVLSVSFVVALWSGSRALNIVIEAIAIMYGQGGDRGPVRARLLSLSTYLLAILVMGLTLPLLLIGPGYLRSWLPTQVEPLIGLYWPLVAVVGILSLTGLFHVATPDRSPYFRDLPGALLTVVIWVVSSTLIRVWAEVAVGGVSVFGPLTAPIVLMIYLYFLALAVLIGAALNAAIRRLWPPPEYRGPRARVNEWRDGRRDRDGSDQRRGGAHVWTGDEQDDEGLERADVDWRREDEDRRREDELPGPR, via the coding sequence GTGGCGAGTGCACCGGGGGTGAAGGAGCGTCTGCGGCGGCTGCTCGCGCCGGTCCCGGGAGCGCTCCCCGCCGCGCGTCTGGTCGCCGAGACCGCGTCGGTGGCCTTCCGCTACCGGGCGACGGGGCTGGCCGCGGAGGCGGCGTTCTTCCTGCTGCTGTCGCTGCCGCCCCTGCTCCTGGGCCTGGTGGCCGGCGCCGGGTTCTCCTCCCGGTGGCTGGGGGAGGGGACGCTGACCCAGATGCAGGAGGCGGTGGAGACCTGGTCGCTGCGGTTCCTCACGCCGGAGACGGTCGAGGAGGTCATCATGCCGACGCTGCAGCAGACGCTGAGCGCCGGACGGGTCGACGTCCTGTCGGTCAGCTTCGTCGTAGCGCTCTGGTCGGGCTCGCGCGCGTTGAACATCGTCATCGAGGCCATCGCGATCATGTACGGGCAGGGCGGTGACCGCGGCCCGGTGCGGGCCCGGCTGCTCTCCCTGTCCACATACCTGCTGGCGATCCTGGTGATGGGTCTGACGCTGCCCCTGCTGCTGATCGGGCCGGGATACCTGCGCAGCTGGCTGCCGACGCAGGTCGAGCCGCTGATCGGGCTCTACTGGCCGCTGGTGGCGGTGGTGGGCATCCTGAGCCTGACCGGGTTGTTCCACGTCGCCACACCGGACCGGTCCCCCTACTTCCGCGACCTGCCCGGCGCCTTGCTGACCGTGGTGATCTGGGTGGTCAGCTCGACCCTGATCCGGGTCTGGGCCGAGGTGGCCGTCGGGGGTGTCTCCGTCTTCGGCCCGCTGACCGCGCCGATCGTGCTGATGATCTACCTCTACTTCCTGGCCCTGGCCGTTCTCATCGGCGCCGCCCTGAACGCCGCGATCCGCCGCCTGTGGCCGCCGCCGGAGTATCGCGGACCGCGGGCGCGGGTCAACGAGTGGCGGGACGGGCGCCGCGACCGCGACGGGTCCGACCAGCGACGGGGTGGCGCGCACGTGTGGACCGGGGACGAGCAGGACGACGAGGGGCTGGAGCGGGCGGACGTGGACTGGAGGCGAGAGGACGAGGACCGGAGGCGAGAGGACGAACTGCCCGGTCCTCGCTGA
- a CDS encoding excisionase family DNA-binding protein: MTTTTRTETSAPRRYETLAAAADRTGISTRTLRRRIADGSLPAYRTGRRIIRVSPQEVDQLMEQMPSGAEWS, encoded by the coding sequence ATGACTACCACCACCCGAACCGAGACCAGTGCCCCCCGCCGGTACGAGACCTTGGCGGCAGCCGCTGACCGCACCGGCATCAGTACCAGGACCCTTCGACGACGAATCGCGGATGGCAGCCTGCCGGCGTACCGCACGGGCAGGCGGATCATCCGCGTCTCGCCCCAGGAGGTGGATCAGCTCATGGAACAGATGCCCTCCGGCGCGGAGTGGTCGTAG